The following proteins are encoded in a genomic region of Vulpes vulpes isolate BD-2025 chromosome X, VulVul3, whole genome shotgun sequence:
- the SLC35A2 gene encoding UDP-galactose translocator isoform X5 has product MAAVGSGGSTAAAGPGAVSAEALEPGTASAAHRRLKYISLAVLVVQNASLILSIRYARTLPGDRFFATTAVVMAEVLKGLTCLLLLFAQKRGNVKHLALFLHEAVLVQYVDTLKLAVPSLIYTLQNNLQYVAISNLPAATFQVTYQLKILTTALFSVLMLNRSLSRLQWASLLLLFTGVAIVQAQQAGGGGPRPLDQNPGAGLAAVVASCLSSGFAGVYFEKILKGSSGSVWLRNLQLGLFGTALGLVGLWWAEGTAVARRGFFFGYTPAVWGVVLNQAFGGLLVAVVVKYADNILKGFATSLSIVLSTVASIRLFGFHVDPLFALGAGLVIGAVYLYSLPRGTAKAIASTSASASTSGPCTHQQPPGQPPPPPKLSSHRADLSTEPFLPKLLTKVKGS; this is encoded by the exons ATGGCAGCGGTGGGGTCCGGCGGTTCCACCGCGGCGGCTGGGCCAGGGGCGGTCTCCGCGGAGGCGTTGGAGCCTGGAACCGCTAGTGCGG CTCACCGGCGCCTCAAATACATATCCCTAGCTGTGCTGGTGGTCCAGAATGCCTCCCTCATCCTCAGCATCCGCTACGCCCGCACACTGCCTGGGGACCGCTTCTTTGCCACCACTGCTGTGGTCATGGCCGAAGTGCTCAAAGGTCTCACCTGCCTGCTGCTGCTCTTCGCACAAAAGAGGG GTAACGTGAAGCACCTGGCACTCTTCCTGCATGAGGCTGTCCTGGTGCAGTATGTGGACACACTCAAGCTCGCAGTGCCCTCCCTCATCTACACCCTGCAGAATAACCTCCAGTACGTGGCCATCTCCAACCTGCCAGCTGCCACATTCCAG GTGACGTACCAGCTGAAGATCCTGACCACGGCGCTGTTCTCTGTGCTCATGCTGAACCGCAGCCTCTCCCGGCTGCAGTGGGCCTCCCTGTTGCTCCTCTTCACTGGAGTTGCCATCGTCCAGGCACAGCAAGCTGGTGGTGGGGGCCCTCGGCCACTGGATCAGAACCCCGGGGCAGGCCTTGCAGCTGTCGTGGCCTCGTGTCTGTCCTCAGGCTTCGCGGGCGTCTACTTCGAGAAGATCCTCAAGGGCAGCTCAGGCTCGGTGTGGCTCCGCAACCTGCAACTGGGCCTCTTCGGCACGGCACTGGGCCTGGTAGGGCTTTGGTGGGCTGAGGGCACAGCCGTAGCCCGCCGCGGCTTCTTTTTTGGGTACACACCTGCCGTCTGGGGCGTGGTACTCAACCAGGCCTTTGGCGGGCTGCTGGTGGCTGTTGTCGTCAAGTACGCCGACAACATCCTCAAGGGCTTTGCCACCTCCCTGTCCATTGTGCTGTCCACTGTTGCCTCCATCCGCCTCTTTGGCTTCCACGTGGACCCATTGTTTGCCCTGGGTGCAGGGCTGGTCATTGGTGCGGTCTACCTCTACAGCCTTCCCCGAGGCACCGCCAAAGCCATAGCCTCCACCTCTGCCTCGGCCTCCACCTCTGGGCCCTGCACTCACCAGCAGCCTCCCGGGCAGCCGCCGCCACCACCCAAGCTGTCTTCCCATCGTGCAGACCTCAGCACGGAGCCCTTTCTGCCGAA GTTGCTCACCAAGGTGAAGGGTTCGTAG
- the SLC35A2 gene encoding UDP-galactose translocator isoform X2, with protein sequence MAAVGSGGSTAAAGPGAVSAEALEPGTASAGETGCGRPGGGGARVRIAEGSGRFLTEARGSIPFGPTYVSHRRLKYISLAVLVVQNASLILSIRYARTLPGDRFFATTAVVMAEVLKGLTCLLLLFAQKRGNVKHLALFLHEAVLVQYVDTLKLAVPSLIYTLQNNLQYVAISNLPAATFQVTYQLKILTTALFSVLMLNRSLSRLQWASLLLLFTGVAIVQAQQAGGGGPRPLDQNPGAGLAAVVASCLSSGFAGVYFEKILKGSSGSVWLRNLQLGLFGTALGLVGLWWAEGTAVARRGFFFGYTPAVWGVVLNQAFGGLLVAVVVKYADNILKGFATSLSIVLSTVASIRLFGFHVDPLFALGAGLVIGAVYLYSLPRGTAKAIASTSASASTSGPCTHQQPPGQPPPPPKLSSHRADLSTEPFLPKLLTKVKGS encoded by the exons ATGGCAGCGGTGGGGTCCGGCGGTTCCACCGCGGCGGCTGGGCCAGGGGCGGTCTCCGCGGAGGCGTTGGAGCCTGGAACCGCTAGTGCGGGTGAGACAGGCTGTGGTCGacccggcggcggcggggcgagGGTCAGGATCGCTGAGGGGTCAGGAAGGTTCCTCACTGAAGCGAGAGGGAGCATCCCGTTTGGACCGACCTATGTGT CTCACCGGCGCCTCAAATACATATCCCTAGCTGTGCTGGTGGTCCAGAATGCCTCCCTCATCCTCAGCATCCGCTACGCCCGCACACTGCCTGGGGACCGCTTCTTTGCCACCACTGCTGTGGTCATGGCCGAAGTGCTCAAAGGTCTCACCTGCCTGCTGCTGCTCTTCGCACAAAAGAGGG GTAACGTGAAGCACCTGGCACTCTTCCTGCATGAGGCTGTCCTGGTGCAGTATGTGGACACACTCAAGCTCGCAGTGCCCTCCCTCATCTACACCCTGCAGAATAACCTCCAGTACGTGGCCATCTCCAACCTGCCAGCTGCCACATTCCAG GTGACGTACCAGCTGAAGATCCTGACCACGGCGCTGTTCTCTGTGCTCATGCTGAACCGCAGCCTCTCCCGGCTGCAGTGGGCCTCCCTGTTGCTCCTCTTCACTGGAGTTGCCATCGTCCAGGCACAGCAAGCTGGTGGTGGGGGCCCTCGGCCACTGGATCAGAACCCCGGGGCAGGCCTTGCAGCTGTCGTGGCCTCGTGTCTGTCCTCAGGCTTCGCGGGCGTCTACTTCGAGAAGATCCTCAAGGGCAGCTCAGGCTCGGTGTGGCTCCGCAACCTGCAACTGGGCCTCTTCGGCACGGCACTGGGCCTGGTAGGGCTTTGGTGGGCTGAGGGCACAGCCGTAGCCCGCCGCGGCTTCTTTTTTGGGTACACACCTGCCGTCTGGGGCGTGGTACTCAACCAGGCCTTTGGCGGGCTGCTGGTGGCTGTTGTCGTCAAGTACGCCGACAACATCCTCAAGGGCTTTGCCACCTCCCTGTCCATTGTGCTGTCCACTGTTGCCTCCATCCGCCTCTTTGGCTTCCACGTGGACCCATTGTTTGCCCTGGGTGCAGGGCTGGTCATTGGTGCGGTCTACCTCTACAGCCTTCCCCGAGGCACCGCCAAAGCCATAGCCTCCACCTCTGCCTCGGCCTCCACCTCTGGGCCCTGCACTCACCAGCAGCCTCCCGGGCAGCCGCCGCCACCACCCAAGCTGTCTTCCCATCGTGCAGACCTCAGCACGGAGCCCTTTCTGCCGAA GTTGCTCACCAAGGTGAAGGGTTCGTAG
- the SLC35A2 gene encoding UDP-galactose translocator isoform X3: protein MAAVGSGGSTAAAGPGAVSAEALEPGTASAGETGCGRPGGGGARVRIAEGSGRFLTEARGSIPFGPTYVSHRRLKYISLAVLVVQNASLILSIRYARTLPGDRFFATTAVVMAEVLKGLTCLLLLFAQKRGNVKHLALFLHEAVLVQYVDTLKLAVPSLIYTLQNNLQYVAISNLPAATFQVTYQLKILTTALFSVLMLNRSLSRLQWASLLLLFTGVAIVQAQQAGGGGPRPLDQNPGAGLAAVVASCLSSGFAGVYFEKILKGSSGSVWLRNLQLGLFGTALGLVGLWWAEGTAVARRGFFFGYTPAVWGVVLNQAFGGLLVAVVVKYADNILKGFATSLSIVLSTVASIRLFGFHVDPLFALGAGLVIGAVYLYSLPRGTAKAIASTSASASTSGPCTHQQPPGQPPPPPKLSSHRADLSTEPFLPKSVLVK from the exons ATGGCAGCGGTGGGGTCCGGCGGTTCCACCGCGGCGGCTGGGCCAGGGGCGGTCTCCGCGGAGGCGTTGGAGCCTGGAACCGCTAGTGCGGGTGAGACAGGCTGTGGTCGacccggcggcggcggggcgagGGTCAGGATCGCTGAGGGGTCAGGAAGGTTCCTCACTGAAGCGAGAGGGAGCATCCCGTTTGGACCGACCTATGTGT CTCACCGGCGCCTCAAATACATATCCCTAGCTGTGCTGGTGGTCCAGAATGCCTCCCTCATCCTCAGCATCCGCTACGCCCGCACACTGCCTGGGGACCGCTTCTTTGCCACCACTGCTGTGGTCATGGCCGAAGTGCTCAAAGGTCTCACCTGCCTGCTGCTGCTCTTCGCACAAAAGAGGG GTAACGTGAAGCACCTGGCACTCTTCCTGCATGAGGCTGTCCTGGTGCAGTATGTGGACACACTCAAGCTCGCAGTGCCCTCCCTCATCTACACCCTGCAGAATAACCTCCAGTACGTGGCCATCTCCAACCTGCCAGCTGCCACATTCCAG GTGACGTACCAGCTGAAGATCCTGACCACGGCGCTGTTCTCTGTGCTCATGCTGAACCGCAGCCTCTCCCGGCTGCAGTGGGCCTCCCTGTTGCTCCTCTTCACTGGAGTTGCCATCGTCCAGGCACAGCAAGCTGGTGGTGGGGGCCCTCGGCCACTGGATCAGAACCCCGGGGCAGGCCTTGCAGCTGTCGTGGCCTCGTGTCTGTCCTCAGGCTTCGCGGGCGTCTACTTCGAGAAGATCCTCAAGGGCAGCTCAGGCTCGGTGTGGCTCCGCAACCTGCAACTGGGCCTCTTCGGCACGGCACTGGGCCTGGTAGGGCTTTGGTGGGCTGAGGGCACAGCCGTAGCCCGCCGCGGCTTCTTTTTTGGGTACACACCTGCCGTCTGGGGCGTGGTACTCAACCAGGCCTTTGGCGGGCTGCTGGTGGCTGTTGTCGTCAAGTACGCCGACAACATCCTCAAGGGCTTTGCCACCTCCCTGTCCATTGTGCTGTCCACTGTTGCCTCCATCCGCCTCTTTGGCTTCCACGTGGACCCATTGTTTGCCCTGGGTGCAGGGCTGGTCATTGGTGCGGTCTACCTCTACAGCCTTCCCCGAGGCACCGCCAAAGCCATAGCCTCCACCTCTGCCTCGGCCTCCACCTCTGGGCCCTGCACTCACCAGCAGCCTCCCGGGCAGCCGCCGCCACCACCCAAGCTGTCTTCCCATCGTGCAGACCTCAGCACGGAGCCCTTTCTGCCGAAGTCAGTGCTGGTGAAGTGa
- the SLC35A2 gene encoding UDP-galactose translocator isoform X4, whose amino-acid sequence MAAVGSGGSTAAAGPGAVSAEALEPGTASAAHRRLKYISLAVLVVQNASLILSIRYARTLPGDRFFATTAVVMAEVLKGLTCLLLLFAQKRGNVKHLALFLHEAVLVQYVDTLKLAVPSLIYTLQNNLQYVAISNLPAATFQVTYQLKILTTALFSVLMLNRSLSRLQWASLLLLFTGVAIVQAQQAGGGGPRPLDQNPGAGLAAVVASCLSSGFAGVYFEKILKGSSGSVWLRNLQLGLFGTALGLVGLWWAEGTAVARRGFFFGYTPAVWGVVLNQAFGGLLVAVVVKYADNILKGFATSLSIVLSTVASIRLFGFHVDPLFALGAGLVIGAVYLYSLPRGTAKAIASTSASASTSGPCTHQQPPGQPPPPPKLSSHRADLSTEPFLPKLLMAPVRLLMAPV is encoded by the exons ATGGCAGCGGTGGGGTCCGGCGGTTCCACCGCGGCGGCTGGGCCAGGGGCGGTCTCCGCGGAGGCGTTGGAGCCTGGAACCGCTAGTGCGG CTCACCGGCGCCTCAAATACATATCCCTAGCTGTGCTGGTGGTCCAGAATGCCTCCCTCATCCTCAGCATCCGCTACGCCCGCACACTGCCTGGGGACCGCTTCTTTGCCACCACTGCTGTGGTCATGGCCGAAGTGCTCAAAGGTCTCACCTGCCTGCTGCTGCTCTTCGCACAAAAGAGGG GTAACGTGAAGCACCTGGCACTCTTCCTGCATGAGGCTGTCCTGGTGCAGTATGTGGACACACTCAAGCTCGCAGTGCCCTCCCTCATCTACACCCTGCAGAATAACCTCCAGTACGTGGCCATCTCCAACCTGCCAGCTGCCACATTCCAG GTGACGTACCAGCTGAAGATCCTGACCACGGCGCTGTTCTCTGTGCTCATGCTGAACCGCAGCCTCTCCCGGCTGCAGTGGGCCTCCCTGTTGCTCCTCTTCACTGGAGTTGCCATCGTCCAGGCACAGCAAGCTGGTGGTGGGGGCCCTCGGCCACTGGATCAGAACCCCGGGGCAGGCCTTGCAGCTGTCGTGGCCTCGTGTCTGTCCTCAGGCTTCGCGGGCGTCTACTTCGAGAAGATCCTCAAGGGCAGCTCAGGCTCGGTGTGGCTCCGCAACCTGCAACTGGGCCTCTTCGGCACGGCACTGGGCCTGGTAGGGCTTTGGTGGGCTGAGGGCACAGCCGTAGCCCGCCGCGGCTTCTTTTTTGGGTACACACCTGCCGTCTGGGGCGTGGTACTCAACCAGGCCTTTGGCGGGCTGCTGGTGGCTGTTGTCGTCAAGTACGCCGACAACATCCTCAAGGGCTTTGCCACCTCCCTGTCCATTGTGCTGTCCACTGTTGCCTCCATCCGCCTCTTTGGCTTCCACGTGGACCCATTGTTTGCCCTGGGTGCAGGGCTGGTCATTGGTGCGGTCTACCTCTACAGCCTTCCCCGAGGCACCGCCAAAGCCATAGCCTCCACCTCTGCCTCGGCCTCCACCTCTGGGCCCTGCACTCACCAGCAGCCTCCCGGGCAGCCGCCGCCACCACCCAAGCTGTCTTCCCATCGTGCAGACCTCAGCACGGAGCCCTTTCTGCCGAA
- the SLC35A2 gene encoding UDP-galactose translocator isoform X1, whose product MAAVGSGGSTAAAGPGAVSAEALEPGTASAGETGCGRPGGGGARVRIAEGSGRFLTEARGSIPFGPTYVSHRRLKYISLAVLVVQNASLILSIRYARTLPGDRFFATTAVVMAEVLKGLTCLLLLFAQKRGNVKHLALFLHEAVLVQYVDTLKLAVPSLIYTLQNNLQYVAISNLPAATFQVTYQLKILTTALFSVLMLNRSLSRLQWASLLLLFTGVAIVQAQQAGGGGPRPLDQNPGAGLAAVVASCLSSGFAGVYFEKILKGSSGSVWLRNLQLGLFGTALGLVGLWWAEGTAVARRGFFFGYTPAVWGVVLNQAFGGLLVAVVVKYADNILKGFATSLSIVLSTVASIRLFGFHVDPLFALGAGLVIGAVYLYSLPRGTAKAIASTSASASTSGPCTHQQPPGQPPPPPKLSSHRADLSTEPFLPKLLMAPVRLLMAPV is encoded by the exons ATGGCAGCGGTGGGGTCCGGCGGTTCCACCGCGGCGGCTGGGCCAGGGGCGGTCTCCGCGGAGGCGTTGGAGCCTGGAACCGCTAGTGCGGGTGAGACAGGCTGTGGTCGacccggcggcggcggggcgagGGTCAGGATCGCTGAGGGGTCAGGAAGGTTCCTCACTGAAGCGAGAGGGAGCATCCCGTTTGGACCGACCTATGTGT CTCACCGGCGCCTCAAATACATATCCCTAGCTGTGCTGGTGGTCCAGAATGCCTCCCTCATCCTCAGCATCCGCTACGCCCGCACACTGCCTGGGGACCGCTTCTTTGCCACCACTGCTGTGGTCATGGCCGAAGTGCTCAAAGGTCTCACCTGCCTGCTGCTGCTCTTCGCACAAAAGAGGG GTAACGTGAAGCACCTGGCACTCTTCCTGCATGAGGCTGTCCTGGTGCAGTATGTGGACACACTCAAGCTCGCAGTGCCCTCCCTCATCTACACCCTGCAGAATAACCTCCAGTACGTGGCCATCTCCAACCTGCCAGCTGCCACATTCCAG GTGACGTACCAGCTGAAGATCCTGACCACGGCGCTGTTCTCTGTGCTCATGCTGAACCGCAGCCTCTCCCGGCTGCAGTGGGCCTCCCTGTTGCTCCTCTTCACTGGAGTTGCCATCGTCCAGGCACAGCAAGCTGGTGGTGGGGGCCCTCGGCCACTGGATCAGAACCCCGGGGCAGGCCTTGCAGCTGTCGTGGCCTCGTGTCTGTCCTCAGGCTTCGCGGGCGTCTACTTCGAGAAGATCCTCAAGGGCAGCTCAGGCTCGGTGTGGCTCCGCAACCTGCAACTGGGCCTCTTCGGCACGGCACTGGGCCTGGTAGGGCTTTGGTGGGCTGAGGGCACAGCCGTAGCCCGCCGCGGCTTCTTTTTTGGGTACACACCTGCCGTCTGGGGCGTGGTACTCAACCAGGCCTTTGGCGGGCTGCTGGTGGCTGTTGTCGTCAAGTACGCCGACAACATCCTCAAGGGCTTTGCCACCTCCCTGTCCATTGTGCTGTCCACTGTTGCCTCCATCCGCCTCTTTGGCTTCCACGTGGACCCATTGTTTGCCCTGGGTGCAGGGCTGGTCATTGGTGCGGTCTACCTCTACAGCCTTCCCCGAGGCACCGCCAAAGCCATAGCCTCCACCTCTGCCTCGGCCTCCACCTCTGGGCCCTGCACTCACCAGCAGCCTCCCGGGCAGCCGCCGCCACCACCCAAGCTGTCTTCCCATCGTGCAGACCTCAGCACGGAGCCCTTTCTGCCGAA